One genomic segment of Mycolicibacterium gilvum includes these proteins:
- a CDS encoding polyphosphate kinase 2 family protein: protein MTEPDDLPSLWSHEPHVELRFRPGDRVADIDADATPGFRGDKSDAPTLQAERNVRFAELQEMLYANSRSGDTRSVLLVLQGMDTAGKGGIVKHVVGGCNPQGVQYRSFGKPTAEELAHHYLWRIRKALPSAGHIGVFDRSHYEDVLIVRVHNLVPPEVWEPRYDEINAFERELVDGGTTLVKVAMFVSLDEQKKRLAERLERPDKYWKYNPGDIDERLKWPAYQEAYQAMLDRTSTDHAPWHIVPCNRKWYSRLAITELMIEALKGLNMAWPPPDFDVAAEKKRLASA, encoded by the coding sequence ATGACCGAGCCTGACGACCTTCCGTCGCTGTGGAGCCACGAACCGCACGTCGAGCTGAGGTTCCGGCCGGGCGACCGGGTCGCCGACATCGACGCCGATGCGACGCCCGGATTCCGCGGCGACAAGTCCGACGCACCCACGCTGCAGGCCGAACGCAACGTGCGTTTCGCCGAGCTGCAGGAGATGCTGTACGCCAACAGCCGCTCCGGCGACACCCGCTCGGTGCTGCTGGTGCTGCAGGGCATGGACACCGCAGGCAAGGGCGGCATCGTCAAACATGTTGTCGGAGGCTGCAACCCGCAGGGCGTGCAGTACCGCAGCTTCGGCAAGCCGACTGCTGAAGAGTTGGCGCACCACTACCTGTGGCGGATCCGCAAGGCGCTGCCCTCGGCCGGCCACATCGGGGTCTTCGACCGGTCGCACTACGAGGACGTGCTGATCGTGCGGGTGCACAACCTGGTGCCGCCGGAGGTCTGGGAGCCGCGCTACGACGAGATCAACGCCTTCGAACGTGAACTCGTCGACGGTGGAACGACTTTGGTGAAGGTCGCGATGTTCGTCTCGCTCGACGAGCAGAAGAAGCGACTGGCAGAGCGACTGGAACGGCCGGACAAGTACTGGAAGTACAACCCGGGCGACATCGACGAACGCCTCAAATGGCCTGCGTACCAGGAGGCCTACCAGGCGATGCTGGACCGGACGTCGACCGATCACGCGCCGTGGCACATCGTGCCGTGCAACCGGAAGTGGTACAGCCGGCTGGCGATCACCGAGTTGATGATCGAGGCACTCAAAGGGCTCAACATGGCCTGGCCGCCACCGGATTTCGACGTGGCGGCCGAGAAGAAGCGGCTGGCGTCCGCGTAG
- a CDS encoding 3-hydroxybutyryl-CoA dehydrogenase, translated as MSIERVGVVGAGQMGSGIAEVAAKAGANVVVYEPSDALVNAGRERITASLERAKAKGKLAADDFEITLARLTFTTDLADLADRQLVIEAIIEDEAVKAKVFAQLDEVVTDPDAVLASNTSSIPIMKIAAATKNPSRVLGLHFFNPVPVLPLVEVINTLVTSEEAVARVEQFASEVLGKKVVRCGDRSGFIVNALLVPYLLSAIRMAEAGVATVEDIDTAVVAGLSHPMGPLRLSDLIGLDTMKLIADSMYDEYKDPNFAPPPLLQRMVEAGQLGKKSGKGFYSY; from the coding sequence TTGAGCATTGAACGTGTGGGTGTGGTCGGCGCCGGGCAGATGGGCTCGGGCATCGCGGAGGTCGCTGCCAAGGCCGGCGCGAACGTCGTCGTCTACGAGCCGTCGGACGCGCTCGTCAACGCGGGACGCGAGCGCATCACCGCGTCGCTGGAGCGCGCCAAAGCCAAGGGCAAGCTCGCCGCCGACGACTTCGAGATCACACTCGCGCGGCTGACGTTCACCACCGACCTCGCCGACCTGGCCGACCGCCAGCTGGTGATCGAGGCGATCATCGAAGACGAGGCCGTCAAGGCCAAGGTCTTCGCGCAGCTCGACGAGGTCGTCACCGACCCCGACGCGGTGCTGGCGTCCAACACCTCCAGCATCCCGATCATGAAAATCGCTGCGGCGACCAAGAATCCGAGCCGGGTGCTGGGCCTGCACTTCTTCAACCCGGTGCCGGTGCTGCCGCTCGTCGAGGTCATCAACACGCTGGTCACCTCCGAGGAGGCGGTCGCCCGCGTCGAGCAGTTCGCGAGCGAGGTGCTCGGCAAGAAGGTGGTCCGCTGCGGCGACCGCTCGGGCTTCATCGTCAACGCGCTGCTGGTGCCGTATCTGCTCTCGGCGATCCGGATGGCCGAAGCGGGTGTCGCGACGGTCGAGGACATCGACACCGCGGTCGTCGCCGGCCTGTCGCACCCGATGGGCCCGCTGAGGCTGAGCGACCTGATCGGTCTGGACACCATGAAGCTCATCGCCGACTCGATGTACGACGAGTACAAGGACCCCAACTTCGCGCCCCCGCCGCTGCTGCAGCGCATGGTCGAGGCCGGTCAGCTGGGCAAGAAGTCGGGTAAGGGCTTCTACTCCTACTGA
- a CDS encoding DUF445 domain-containing protein yields MAHRPDVVDAPVRRSFAEKLAGADSAADAERRRGLRRMKAVALSFLLGATVVFLVCSWWQSAGAPGWVGYVRAAAEAGMIGALADWFAVTALFKHPLGIPIPHTAIIKRKKDQLGEGLGSFVRENFLSPENVETKLRDADVAGRAGKWLAEPVNAERVAAEASTVLRVLVEMLRDEDVQQVLDRMIIKRIAEPQWGPPIGRVLNSLLDEGRQEALLQLLADRAFQWSLDSEEIIERVIERDSPQWSPRWVDHLVGDRIHRELVDFTDKVRRNPDHELRRSATRFLFEFAGDLQNDAVTIQKAENVKEQIMARDEVARAAETAWSAAKRIILESVDDPSSTLRARIADTVVRFGESLRDDVEMRDKVDNWIVRGANHLVSEYGAEITTIITDTIERWDAEEASRRIELHVGRDLQFIRINGTVVGSLAGLVIYTVAQLLF; encoded by the coding sequence GTGGCACACCGACCTGATGTCGTCGACGCCCCGGTGCGCCGGAGTTTCGCCGAGAAGCTCGCCGGGGCAGATTCGGCCGCCGACGCGGAACGCCGTCGCGGGTTGCGACGGATGAAGGCCGTCGCGCTGAGCTTCCTGCTCGGCGCGACCGTTGTCTTCCTCGTCTGCAGCTGGTGGCAGTCCGCGGGCGCTCCCGGATGGGTCGGGTACGTGCGGGCGGCCGCCGAGGCCGGCATGATCGGCGCGCTGGCCGACTGGTTCGCCGTCACCGCCCTGTTCAAGCACCCTCTGGGCATCCCGATCCCGCACACCGCGATCATCAAGCGCAAGAAGGACCAGCTCGGTGAGGGGCTGGGCAGCTTCGTGCGGGAGAACTTCCTGTCCCCGGAGAACGTCGAGACGAAGCTGCGCGACGCCGATGTCGCGGGACGGGCCGGCAAGTGGCTGGCCGAGCCGGTCAACGCCGAGCGGGTGGCCGCCGAGGCGTCCACCGTGCTTCGCGTGCTGGTCGAGATGCTGCGTGACGAGGACGTCCAGCAGGTGCTGGACCGCATGATCATCAAGCGGATCGCCGAACCGCAGTGGGGCCCGCCGATCGGCCGTGTCCTGAACTCGCTGCTCGACGAGGGCCGCCAGGAGGCGCTGCTGCAACTGCTCGCCGACCGCGCTTTCCAGTGGTCGCTCGACTCCGAAGAGATCATCGAGCGCGTCATCGAGCGCGATTCACCGCAGTGGTCACCGCGCTGGGTGGACCATCTGGTCGGCGATCGCATCCACCGCGAACTGGTCGATTTCACCGACAAGGTGCGGCGCAACCCCGACCACGAGCTGCGCCGGTCGGCGACCCGGTTCCTGTTCGAGTTCGCGGGCGACCTGCAGAACGACGCGGTGACGATCCAGAAGGCCGAGAACGTCAAGGAACAGATCATGGCCCGCGACGAGGTCGCCCGGGCCGCCGAGACCGCGTGGAGCGCGGCGAAGCGGATCATCCTGGAGTCGGTCGACGACCCGTCCTCGACCCTGCGCGCGCGTATCGCGGACACCGTGGTGCGGTTCGGGGAGTCGCTGCGCGACGACGTGGAGATGCGCGACAAGGTCGACAACTGGATCGTGCGCGGTGCGAACCATCTGGTCTCGGAGTATGGGGCGGAGATCACAACGATCATCACCGACACGATCGAGCGCTGGGACGCCGAAGAGGCCAGTCGCCGGATCGAACTCCATGTGGGCCGTGACCTGCAGTTCATCCGCATCAACGGCACCGTGGTCGGTTCGTTGGCGGGTCTGGTGATCTACACCGTGGCGCAGCTACTGTTCTGA
- a CDS encoding TetR/AcrR family transcriptional regulator encodes MAQHTSPVAVKTDGRKRRWHQHKVERRNELVDGTLDAIRRLGSNVSMDEIAAEIGVSKTVLYRYFVDKNDLTTAVMMRFAQTTLIPNMAAALTSNLDGYELTREVIRVYVETVANEPEPYQFVMANNSASKSKAVADSEAIIARMLAVMLRRRMAAAGMDASGAEPWAFHTVGGVQLATHSWMSNPRMTSDDLIDYLTMLSWSALCGIVEVNGSLETFRQNPHPSPVLPSSLLD; translated from the coding sequence GTGGCCCAACACACTTCGCCCGTGGCGGTCAAGACCGATGGCCGTAAGCGTCGCTGGCACCAGCACAAGGTCGAACGGCGCAACGAATTGGTCGACGGGACCCTCGACGCGATCCGCCGCCTCGGCAGCAACGTCAGCATGGACGAGATCGCCGCGGAGATCGGCGTGTCCAAAACGGTGCTCTACCGGTACTTCGTCGACAAGAACGACCTCACCACCGCGGTGATGATGCGCTTCGCGCAGACCACCCTCATCCCGAACATGGCCGCGGCCCTGACGTCGAACCTCGACGGCTACGAGCTGACGCGCGAGGTCATCCGCGTCTACGTCGAGACCGTCGCCAACGAACCCGAGCCCTACCAGTTCGTGATGGCCAACAACTCGGCGAGCAAGAGCAAGGCCGTCGCCGACTCGGAGGCGATCATCGCCCGCATGCTCGCGGTGATGCTGCGCAGGAGGATGGCCGCGGCGGGAATGGACGCCAGCGGCGCCGAGCCGTGGGCGTTCCACACCGTCGGCGGAGTGCAGCTCGCCACACACTCGTGGATGTCGAACCCGCGGATGACCTCCGACGACCTGATCGACTACCTGACCATGCTGTCGTGGAGCGCGCTGTGCGGCATCGTCGAGGTCAACGGATCGCTGGAGACGTTCCGGCAGAACCCCCATCCGTCCCCGGTCCTGCCGTCGAGCCTGCTTGACTGA
- a CDS encoding sodium:solute symporter family protein — protein MILLGVAISIAVVVAVGFFVSTRIKGDSSNFLVGGRMLPFWLVGGALMGAAVDTNATLGNTDLAYEFGFWAGACLPLGLALCLLITGIFFAKPMNRMGLTSFPDYYRLRFGRSVEIGASILLAVAFCMLVAGNLVAGGLLFNYFLGMPYWLGVVLIAAIAVAYTGTGGLIADAYTAIIQMGLILAGAIGLFFWMTTTHGLDIADGTGPFALGQLSDPAQGAVINWATLIALGIGDIVAIDFMARVFSAKSPEAARRACFTAAAGTAAICVPFGLVVLAAHSFLPAELDGPVLFVLLDQYAPAGLTVLVLCGLVGASMSTANGAILAISNVCVRNLGGVRRIHEPGRKDPLLRAARVAMAPMTLFSILFAIYVQQTGILLTLAFDLMLACLIVPFILGLVWRRGTTTAALAAIAVGFTVRIGLFVLTPTMFGVENTILYIPNDLVSASFDGWPTFIAFAAGLATYVAVALATKPAHMRGLDIQVARDLDDILDDADRFEKEPEPVS, from the coding sequence ATGATTCTTCTCGGCGTGGCGATCAGCATCGCCGTGGTCGTCGCTGTCGGCTTCTTCGTGTCCACACGGATCAAGGGCGACAGCTCGAACTTCCTCGTCGGCGGCCGGATGCTGCCGTTCTGGCTCGTCGGCGGCGCGTTGATGGGCGCGGCCGTCGACACCAATGCGACCCTCGGAAACACCGACCTTGCTTACGAATTCGGATTCTGGGCGGGTGCGTGCCTGCCCCTGGGGCTGGCGCTGTGCCTACTGATCACCGGCATCTTCTTCGCCAAGCCGATGAACCGGATGGGCCTCACGTCGTTCCCGGACTACTACCGGTTGCGGTTCGGGCGCTCGGTCGAGATCGGCGCCTCGATACTGCTCGCCGTCGCGTTCTGCATGCTCGTGGCGGGCAACCTGGTGGCCGGTGGTCTGCTGTTCAACTACTTCCTCGGCATGCCGTACTGGCTCGGGGTCGTGCTGATCGCGGCGATCGCGGTGGCCTACACCGGAACCGGCGGGCTGATCGCCGACGCGTACACCGCGATCATCCAGATGGGGCTGATCCTGGCCGGCGCGATCGGCCTGTTCTTCTGGATGACGACGACCCACGGACTCGACATCGCCGACGGCACAGGTCCTTTCGCGCTGGGCCAGCTGTCGGACCCGGCACAGGGCGCGGTGATCAACTGGGCGACGCTGATCGCGCTGGGCATCGGCGACATCGTCGCGATCGACTTCATGGCGCGGGTGTTCTCGGCGAAATCGCCTGAGGCGGCACGCCGGGCCTGCTTCACCGCGGCGGCCGGCACGGCCGCGATCTGCGTGCCGTTCGGGCTCGTCGTGCTCGCCGCGCACTCGTTCCTGCCCGCCGAACTCGACGGGCCGGTGCTGTTCGTGCTGCTCGATCAGTACGCGCCGGCCGGGCTGACGGTGCTGGTGCTGTGCGGACTGGTCGGCGCGTCGATGTCGACCGCCAACGGCGCGATCCTGGCGATCTCGAACGTGTGCGTGCGCAACCTCGGCGGGGTGCGGCGCATCCACGAGCCGGGCAGGAAGGATCCGCTGCTGCGCGCCGCCCGCGTCGCCATGGCGCCGATGACGCTGTTCTCGATCCTGTTCGCGATCTACGTGCAGCAGACGGGAATCCTGCTCACGCTGGCGTTCGACCTGATGCTGGCCTGCCTGATCGTTCCGTTCATCCTGGGCCTGGTGTGGCGACGGGGGACGACGACGGCGGCGCTCGCCGCGATCGCGGTCGGATTCACCGTCCGGATCGGTCTTTTCGTGCTGACCCCGACGATGTTCGGCGTCGAGAACACCATCCTGTACATCCCCAACGATCTGGTCAGCGCATCGTTCGACGGCTGGCCGACGTTCATCGCATTCGCGGCGGGTCTGGCGACCTATGTCGCGGTCGCACTGGCCACGAAGCCGGCCCACATGCGCGGACTGGACATCCAGGTCGCCAGGGATCTCGACGACATCCTCGACGATGCGGACCGCTTCGAGAAGGAACCCGAGCCCGTCAGCTGA
- a CDS encoding helix-turn-helix domain-containing protein, with the protein MPPPPQDENLAAVVSNAAQDIGSFIRSQREAAQVSVRQLAEKAGVSNPYLSQIERGLRKPSADVLNQIAKALRVSAEVLYIQAGILEPGDTNEVRDAIITDMAINERQKQVLLDIYTSFCQQNEAALAEAAAAEEMAKASADSVSDADEEPTTEQGTSALEISRTPQSIAELNLQKEGLHHG; encoded by the coding sequence ATGCCACCGCCGCCGCAGGATGAGAATCTTGCCGCTGTCGTGTCCAACGCCGCACAGGACATCGGGTCGTTCATCCGCTCCCAGCGCGAAGCTGCGCAGGTGTCGGTGCGGCAACTGGCTGAGAAGGCGGGAGTTTCCAACCCGTACCTCAGCCAGATCGAGCGCGGTCTGCGGAAGCCGTCCGCAGACGTGCTCAACCAGATCGCCAAAGCGCTGCGGGTCTCTGCCGAGGTGCTCTACATCCAGGCGGGGATCCTCGAACCGGGTGACACCAACGAGGTCCGCGACGCGATCATCACCGACATGGCGATCAACGAGCGGCAGAAGCAGGTGCTGCTCGACATCTACACGTCGTTCTGCCAGCAGAACGAAGCCGCACTTGCGGAGGCCGCCGCCGCCGAGGAAATGGCGAAGGCATCCGCGGACAGTGTCAGCGACGCAGATGAGGAGCCCACGACTGAACAAGGCACGAGCGCTCTAGAAATCTCCCGAACTCCGCAATCCATTGCAGAACTCAATCTTCAGAAGGAAGGACTCCACCATGGCTGA
- a CDS encoding DUF2505 domain-containing protein — MPRSFDMATEYGGTVEDVHRAFSDEDYWQIRLDDSGADYATLDELTVDDAGGLRIRTTQTLRADRLPGIVSQFHRGDLSLVREEIWTPISNRRSTARVTGSIPGAPASLTGDAVLSSVADSAGAIASRLAFTATVEVRVPLVGGKIENFIGSQLVELLIAEQRFTTVWITENS; from the coding sequence ATGCCCCGTTCATTCGACATGGCGACCGAGTACGGCGGCACGGTCGAAGACGTGCACCGCGCGTTCAGCGACGAGGACTACTGGCAGATCCGCCTCGACGACTCCGGTGCCGACTACGCCACCCTCGACGAGTTGACCGTCGACGACGCCGGTGGCCTGCGTATCCGCACCACCCAGACGCTGCGCGCCGACCGGCTGCCCGGGATCGTCAGCCAGTTCCACCGCGGCGACCTCAGCCTCGTGCGCGAGGAGATCTGGACCCCGATCAGCAACCGGCGCTCCACCGCACGGGTTACCGGTTCGATCCCGGGGGCCCCGGCCTCGCTGACCGGCGACGCGGTGTTGTCATCGGTGGCCGATTCCGCGGGCGCCATCGCGTCCCGGCTAGCGTTCACGGCCACCGTCGAGGTCCGGGTGCCGCTCGTCGGCGGCAAGATCGAGAACTTCATCGGCAGCCAGCTCGTCGAACTGCTGATCGCCGAACAGCGATTCACCACGGTGTGGATCACCGAGAACAGCTGA
- a CDS encoding DUF2516 family protein, whose amino-acid sequence MELIDLAGYVLRALKVAVLVAAVYAFVHAAMQRPDAYTAVDKLTKPVWLVILGVGVLLLAVFDVMGMAIAAVAAGVYIVDVRPKILEVQGKSR is encoded by the coding sequence GTGGAGCTCATCGACTTGGCGGGTTACGTCCTCCGTGCATTGAAGGTCGCTGTGTTGGTTGCTGCGGTCTATGCATTCGTACATGCTGCGATGCAGCGTCCGGACGCCTACACCGCGGTCGACAAGCTCACCAAGCCGGTCTGGCTGGTGATCCTCGGTGTCGGTGTGCTGCTTCTGGCGGTGTTCGACGTGATGGGGATGGCGATCGCGGCCGTCGCAGCCGGCGTCTACATCGTCGATGTACGTCCGAAGATTCTTGAGGTGCAAGGGAAGTCGCGCTGA
- a CDS encoding carbon-nitrogen hydrolase family protein — MRIALAQIQSSTDPAANLTLVEEYTRRAVDAGASLVLFPEATMVRFGVPLGGVAEPFDGPWANAVRDIAARAGIVVVAGMFVPSDDGRSFNTLLATGPGVEARYDKIHLYDAFGFLESKTVAPGREPVVISVDTESGPVTVGLTLCYDIRFPELYVELADRGAEIITAHASWGTGPGKLEQWTLLARARAIDTSSVVAAVGQAYPGDEIAALGPTGVGGSLVASALGEVLASAGDDPELLVCDVDLEAARKARQTVAVMQNRSGFAHRGKAESRG; from the coding sequence ATGCGAATCGCGCTGGCCCAGATCCAGAGCAGCACCGACCCCGCGGCCAACCTGACGCTGGTCGAGGAGTACACCCGTCGCGCCGTCGACGCGGGTGCGTCGCTGGTGCTCTTTCCGGAGGCCACCATGGTGCGCTTCGGGGTCCCGCTCGGCGGGGTCGCCGAACCGTTCGACGGGCCCTGGGCCAACGCGGTCCGCGACATCGCGGCACGCGCGGGCATCGTCGTCGTCGCGGGCATGTTCGTGCCCTCTGACGATGGCCGCTCGTTCAACACGCTGCTGGCCACCGGGCCCGGGGTGGAGGCGCGCTACGACAAGATCCACCTCTACGACGCGTTCGGCTTCCTCGAGTCCAAGACGGTGGCGCCGGGACGCGAACCGGTCGTCATCTCCGTGGACACCGAGTCGGGCCCGGTCACCGTCGGGCTGACGCTCTGCTACGACATCCGCTTCCCGGAGCTCTACGTCGAGCTCGCCGACCGCGGCGCCGAGATCATCACCGCGCACGCCTCCTGGGGCACCGGTCCGGGCAAGCTCGAGCAGTGGACGCTGCTGGCCAGAGCCCGGGCGATCGACACCAGCAGCGTGGTCGCCGCGGTGGGTCAGGCCTACCCCGGCGACGAGATCGCCGCGCTCGGGCCCACCGGGGTGGGGGGCAGCCTGGTCGCCTCCGCGCTGGGTGAGGTGCTGGCCTCCGCCGGTGACGATCCCGAGTTGCTGGTGTGCGACGTCGACCTCGAGGCGGCCCGGAAAGCACGCCAGACGGTGGCGGTGATGCAGAACCGCTCAGGTTTCGCTCATCGCGGTAAGGCAGAATCGCGGGGATGA
- a CDS encoding LmeA family phospholipid-binding protein, with protein sequence MTDPWARPPQQPGTAPGPFPQDPSQPSAPAPQDDSSLPAKLKRIFSDPVSVVLVVVIVLALVFAGLLGTELYARNRADTVVAGTIECVVQDDATASFGVMPPFLLQHLSGHYDNIRIETAGNQVRDAKGMKLNIDINDVRLEDSATSSGSIGSLVANISWSTEGIRETIQGAIPLVGSFVNAVTTDAGAGTIELEGALGSITAKPVVVNGGLSLQVQQVTGLGFTLPREAVQPALDAFTERLTQDYPMDIRADSVEVTDSGVVSQFSTSNASIPKGQQDPCFAGL encoded by the coding sequence ATGACCGATCCCTGGGCCCGTCCGCCGCAGCAGCCCGGCACCGCGCCGGGGCCGTTTCCGCAGGACCCGAGCCAACCGTCGGCGCCCGCGCCACAGGACGACTCCTCGCTTCCCGCGAAGCTCAAGAGGATCTTCAGCGACCCCGTATCGGTCGTGCTCGTGGTGGTGATCGTGCTCGCGCTGGTGTTCGCCGGCCTGCTCGGCACGGAGCTCTACGCGCGCAACCGCGCCGACACCGTCGTCGCCGGCACCATCGAGTGCGTCGTGCAGGACGATGCGACCGCATCGTTCGGTGTCATGCCGCCGTTCCTGCTGCAGCACCTGTCGGGCCACTACGACAACATCCGCATCGAGACCGCGGGCAATCAGGTCCGCGACGCCAAGGGCATGAAGCTCAACATCGACATCAACGACGTGCGGCTGGAGGACTCCGCGACGTCGAGCGGTTCGATCGGCTCACTCGTCGCGAACATCAGCTGGAGCACCGAGGGCATCCGGGAGACGATCCAGGGCGCCATTCCGCTGGTCGGCAGCTTCGTCAACGCGGTCACAACCGATGCCGGCGCCGGCACCATCGAGCTCGAAGGCGCGCTCGGCAGCATCACCGCCAAGCCTGTCGTCGTCAACGGCGGACTCTCCCTGCAGGTTCAGCAGGTCACCGGTCTCGGGTTCACCCTCCCTCGCGAGGCGGTGCAACCGGCTCTCGACGCATTCACCGAGCGGCTCACCCAGGACTACCCGATGGACATCCGCGCCGATTCCGTCGAGGTCACCGATTCCGGTGTGGTGAGCCAGTTCTCGACCAGCAACGCATCGATCCCGAAGGGCCAGCAGGATCCCTGCTTCGCGGGCCTCTAA
- the deoC gene encoding deoxyribose-phosphate aldolase: MMGSYTRAQVAALVDHTLLKPEVTEADIEAVVAEALALEVKAICVSPTFVAAVASLAPAATVASVVGFPSGKHLSSVKAAEAQAAAAAGAAEIDMVIDVGAALAGQLDAVRADIAAVRDAAPEAVLKVIVESAALLEFGGQPILLDVCRIAEDAGADFVKTSTGFHPSGGASPRAVELMAGAVGGRLGVKASGGIRTAAAATEMLDAGATRLGLSGTRAVLDGLRA, translated from the coding sequence CTGATGGGGTCCTACACCCGCGCCCAGGTCGCCGCCCTGGTCGATCACACGCTTCTCAAGCCGGAAGTGACCGAGGCCGACATCGAGGCGGTGGTCGCCGAGGCGCTCGCGCTGGAGGTGAAGGCGATCTGCGTGTCGCCCACCTTCGTGGCCGCTGTCGCGTCACTGGCCCCCGCGGCCACCGTGGCCTCGGTCGTCGGATTCCCGTCCGGCAAGCACCTGTCCTCGGTGAAGGCCGCCGAGGCGCAGGCGGCCGCCGCGGCCGGGGCCGCCGAGATCGACATGGTGATCGACGTCGGCGCCGCGCTGGCCGGTCAGCTGGACGCCGTGCGCGCCGACATCGCCGCGGTGCGCGACGCCGCGCCGGAAGCGGTGCTCAAGGTGATCGTCGAGTCGGCGGCCCTGCTGGAGTTCGGCGGGCAGCCGATTCTGCTCGACGTGTGCCGGATCGCCGAGGACGCCGGTGCCGACTTCGTCAAGACCTCGACAGGCTTCCATCCCAGCGGCGGCGCGTCGCCGCGGGCGGTCGAACTGATGGCGGGCGCCGTCGGCGGCCGGCTCGGGGTCAAAGCCAGCGGCGGCATCCGGACCGCCGCAGCGGCGACGGAGATGCTCGACGCCGGCGCGACCCGGCTCGGTCTGTCCGGAACCCGCGCGGTGCTCGACGGCTTACGCGCTTAG
- a CDS encoding agmatinase family protein, whose amino-acid sequence MSDYPDPSLPNAEGAWAQQVEANLGDRRLREEIDRGLTYGLEAAPTINDRTISTFVRGEKPHFAGERGTFLKCPFIEDVNEVDDAEVAIFGVPLDAGATYRPGTRFGPQGIRRSTNLFGTYNYESGVDLREQLNMVDIGDVFTIPGNLEKSFDQISTAMAHVASKGVMPIVLGGDHSIGFPTIRGLAPHMDGNIGIIHFDRHVDTQETDLDERMHTTPWFHATNIKNAPATNLVQIGIGGWQSPREGVKVGRERKSTVITVGDVERVGIEKIAETALEIAWKGAKAVYLSFDIDVIDAGFVPGTGWPEPGGLLPREALNLVKMISEPGLAGIEVVECSPPYDWAEQTALMSSRVILDSLAAQVRSGKLGKKAAKADRPAWGP is encoded by the coding sequence ATGTCCGACTACCCAGACCCGTCGCTACCGAATGCCGAAGGCGCGTGGGCGCAACAGGTCGAGGCCAACCTCGGCGACCGTCGGCTGCGCGAGGAGATCGACCGCGGCCTGACCTACGGCCTGGAGGCCGCGCCGACGATCAACGACCGGACGATCTCGACGTTCGTGCGCGGCGAGAAACCCCACTTCGCCGGTGAGCGCGGCACATTCCTGAAGTGCCCCTTCATCGAGGACGTCAACGAGGTCGACGACGCCGAGGTCGCGATCTTCGGTGTCCCGCTCGACGCCGGGGCGACCTACCGACCCGGGACGCGATTCGGTCCGCAGGGAATTCGCCGCTCCACCAACCTTTTCGGTACCTACAACTACGAGTCCGGGGTCGATCTGCGCGAGCAGCTCAACATGGTCGACATCGGCGACGTGTTCACCATCCCGGGCAATCTGGAGAAGTCGTTCGACCAGATCAGCACCGCGATGGCCCACGTCGCGAGCAAAGGCGTGATGCCGATCGTGCTGGGTGGTGACCACTCGATCGGCTTCCCGACCATCCGCGGCCTCGCACCGCACATGGACGGCAACATCGGCATCATCCACTTCGACCGTCACGTCGACACGCAGGAGACCGACCTCGACGAGCGGATGCACACCACGCCGTGGTTCCACGCCACCAACATCAAGAACGCGCCCGCGACCAACCTTGTCCAGATCGGGATCGGCGGCTGGCAGAGCCCGCGCGAGGGCGTCAAGGTGGGCCGCGAACGCAAGTCGACGGTCATCACCGTCGGGGACGTCGAACGCGTCGGCATAGAGAAGATCGCGGAAACGGCCCTGGAGATCGCGTGGAAGGGCGCCAAGGCGGTCTACCTGTCGTTCGACATCGACGTCATCGACGCCGGGTTCGTCCCCGGCACCGGGTGGCCGGAGCCGGGCGGGCTGCTGCCCCGCGAGGCGCTGAATCTGGTCAAGATGATCTCCGAGCCGGGTCTGGCGGGCATCGAGGTCGTCGAGTGCTCACCCCCGTACGACTGGGCCGAGCAGACCGCGCTGATGAGCTCGCGGGTGATCCTCGACAGCCTCGCCGCGCAGGTCCGCTCCGGAAAGCTCGGCAAGAAGGCCGCCAAGGCCGACCGGCCGGCCTGGGGGCCGTAA
- a CDS encoding DUF2599 domain-containing protein, translated as MRWMPAALAAVTLPVLLAPAATATPAAPAPPYIDHVTWAKWGDLSSLRVYPTPGARRASGHAGTQPLADAAWNEILALAPDAAIPGMRDQFLCHWNLAEFVEPGKTSWNLEPWRPEVSYEQMVAKRCNPGGTEEPF; from the coding sequence ATGCGGTGGATGCCCGCGGCCCTGGCGGCGGTGACGCTGCCCGTTCTGCTCGCTCCCGCGGCGACCGCCACGCCGGCCGCCCCGGCTCCGCCCTACATCGACCACGTCACGTGGGCGAAGTGGGGAGACCTGTCGAGCCTGCGCGTCTACCCGACGCCGGGGGCCCGCCGGGCGTCGGGTCACGCCGGCACCCAACCGCTGGCCGATGCCGCGTGGAACGAGATCCTCGCGCTGGCCCCGGACGCCGCGATCCCCGGCATGCGCGATCAGTTCCTGTGCCACTGGAACCTCGCCGAATTCGTCGAACCGGGCAAGACGAGCTGGAACCTCGAACCATGGCGTCCTGAGGTCAGCTACGAGCAGATGGTCGCCAAGCGCTGCAACCCGGGCGGCACCGAAGAGCCCTTCTGA